Proteins encoded by one window of Gordonia jinghuaiqii:
- a CDS encoding SDR family oxidoreductase, with translation MSDENPVHEPTTIPYPGETADMPDRPRDEMRDYRGRDLLAGKTALITGGDSGIGRAVAVAFAKEGADVAIAYLEEDNDARHTVELIDAEGRQARAYRGDLADPAHCTDIVKRTVDDLGALNILVNNVAYQEVVDDFLELTPEQWRRTFDVNIDSFFHTTRAAVPHLTGGGAIINTSSINGLRGNDSLIDYSATKGAVLALTYSLAQSLMKRKIRVNCVAPGPVWTPLIPATMPAEAVKDFGTQAPMGRAAQPDEIAPSYVFFAAEQLSSYYTGEVLAPIGGETLPG, from the coding sequence ATGAGCGATGAGAATCCCGTGCACGAGCCGACGACCATTCCGTACCCGGGCGAGACCGCCGACATGCCGGATCGGCCTCGCGACGAGATGCGCGACTACCGTGGCCGCGATCTGCTGGCCGGTAAGACCGCGCTGATCACCGGCGGCGATTCCGGGATCGGCCGCGCGGTGGCCGTCGCCTTCGCCAAGGAGGGCGCCGACGTCGCGATCGCCTACCTCGAAGAGGACAACGATGCGCGGCACACCGTCGAGCTGATCGACGCCGAAGGCCGCCAAGCACGTGCCTACCGTGGCGATCTCGCCGATCCGGCACACTGCACCGACATCGTCAAGCGGACCGTCGACGATCTCGGGGCGCTGAACATCCTCGTCAACAATGTGGCCTACCAGGAGGTCGTCGACGACTTCCTCGAGCTCACGCCCGAGCAGTGGCGACGCACCTTCGACGTCAACATCGACAGCTTCTTCCACACGACGCGGGCCGCGGTCCCGCACCTCACCGGCGGCGGCGCGATCATCAACACCTCGTCGATCAACGGGTTGCGCGGTAACGACAGCCTGATCGACTACTCGGCGACCAAAGGTGCGGTGCTCGCATTGACCTACTCGCTGGCGCAGTCGTTGATGAAGAGGAAGATCCGCGTCAACTGTGTCGCGCCCGGCCCGGTGTGGACACCGCTCATCCCGGCGACGATGCCGGCGGAGGCGGTCAAGGATTTCGGAACCCAGGCGCCCATGGGGCGGGCCGCCCAACCGGACGAGATCGCACCGTCGTATGTGTTCTTCGCCGCGGAGCAACTGTCGTCGTACTACACCGGAGAGGTGCTGGCGCCGATCGGCGGAGAGACGCTGCCTGGTTGA
- a CDS encoding GntR family transcriptional regulator, whose product MSEAGQSEPAYKSLAAELRSQIVQGRYAGGVRLPTESELSQEFGLSRQTVRRAFLELVTEGSVYRVPGRGTFATDNAGQYLRQLGSIEDLMNLSTDTEMKVLESPSRRVDLEAAGRLRLDTDVVYRIVFQRFHDGVPFVVTTVSWPEAVARLVIDAPEVKAGATSDHTMIGLLEPHLAHPIDECAQSITATTADAETAARLGCPVGHAVLRVDRLYTDSRGRAVELAISYFLPEHYTYRVTLRRSGL is encoded by the coding sequence GTGAGTGAGGCAGGGCAGTCCGAGCCGGCGTACAAGTCGCTGGCCGCCGAACTGCGGTCACAGATCGTCCAGGGCAGGTACGCCGGGGGTGTGCGACTGCCCACCGAATCCGAACTCTCCCAGGAGTTCGGGCTCAGCAGGCAGACGGTTCGACGCGCGTTCCTGGAACTGGTGACCGAGGGGTCGGTGTATCGGGTGCCGGGTCGCGGGACGTTCGCCACCGACAACGCCGGCCAGTATCTGCGCCAGCTCGGGTCCATCGAGGACCTGATGAACCTGTCCACCGACACCGAGATGAAGGTGCTCGAATCCCCTTCGCGGAGAGTCGATCTCGAGGCCGCCGGCCGATTGCGCCTCGACACCGATGTCGTGTATCGCATCGTGTTCCAGCGGTTTCACGACGGTGTGCCCTTCGTGGTCACCACGGTGTCGTGGCCGGAGGCGGTGGCGCGCCTGGTGATCGACGCCCCCGAGGTCAAGGCGGGCGCGACCAGCGACCACACGATGATCGGCCTGCTCGAACCGCACCTCGCGCACCCGATCGACGAATGCGCGCAATCGATCACGGCCACCACGGCCGACGCCGAGACCGCGGCCCGGCTCGGCTGCCCGGTGGGGCATGCGGTTCTGCGAGTCGATCGGCTCTACACCGATTCACGCGGACGTGCAGTGGAACTCGCGATCAGCTACTTCCTGCCCGAGCATTACACCTACCGGGTCACGTTGCGGCGCAGCGGGCTCTGA
- a CDS encoding CynX/NimT family MFS transporter codes for MVVAANLRPAVVAVGPLIGAISDDLGFSSAAAGLLTALPVLFFGISALVAPRLASRFGIERVIFGALLVLVAGIAVRLLPSSPALFVGSAVIGVAIGTCNVVLPALIKRDFAHRSGLMTGLYSMTLSAGAAVASGVSVPISDALGGNWRLALASWALVALVAVVVWVPQLPLVHRVTAAAPTSSLLRNPIAWAITVFMGTQSLIFYTFAAWLPQYLVDDGMTPVRAGAVLATAQVVALIMSLLAPIVAGRFADQRLVTLVVLAVCASGFVGLVTTDVWPGFWAACVMAGPGASISLALLFMVLRSSGSRQTAQVSGMAQSVGYLTAAAGPILIGGIHDLTGSWTLAMAVLGLVLVPQALSALVAAKNVKITGPVPAADAVGDARPRSTPGSGQR; via the coding sequence ATGGTGGTGGCGGCGAACCTCCGGCCCGCAGTGGTGGCAGTCGGCCCGTTGATCGGGGCGATCTCCGACGATCTGGGGTTCAGCAGCGCGGCAGCAGGCCTGCTGACCGCGTTGCCGGTTCTCTTCTTCGGGATCTCGGCGCTCGTCGCACCACGGCTCGCCAGCCGGTTCGGCATCGAGCGCGTCATCTTCGGTGCGCTGCTCGTGCTGGTCGCCGGGATCGCGGTTCGGTTGTTGCCGTCGTCGCCGGCGCTGTTCGTCGGATCGGCCGTCATCGGCGTCGCCATCGGTACGTGCAACGTGGTGTTGCCTGCGCTGATCAAACGGGACTTCGCCCACCGGTCCGGACTGATGACGGGCCTGTATTCGATGACGTTGTCCGCAGGCGCGGCGGTCGCCTCCGGTGTGAGCGTCCCGATCAGCGACGCGCTGGGCGGGAACTGGCGCCTGGCACTGGCCTCGTGGGCGCTCGTCGCGCTGGTCGCCGTGGTGGTGTGGGTGCCACAGCTCCCGCTGGTTCATCGCGTGACGGCGGCCGCCCCCACCTCGTCGTTGCTGAGAAACCCGATCGCCTGGGCGATCACGGTGTTCATGGGCACCCAGTCGCTGATCTTCTACACCTTTGCGGCCTGGCTCCCGCAGTACCTGGTCGACGACGGGATGACGCCGGTGCGAGCCGGGGCAGTGCTCGCCACCGCACAGGTCGTCGCCCTGATCATGTCTCTCCTCGCGCCGATCGTCGCCGGTCGTTTCGCCGACCAGCGCCTCGTCACCCTGGTGGTGCTCGCCGTCTGCGCCTCGGGATTCGTGGGACTGGTGACCACCGATGTGTGGCCCGGGTTCTGGGCGGCCTGCGTGATGGCCGGGCCCGGCGCCTCCATCAGCCTGGCCCTGCTCTTCATGGTTCTGCGCAGCTCCGGATCCCGGCAGACCGCGCAGGTCTCCGGGATGGCGCAATCGGTCGGCTATCTCACCGCCGCCGCCGGACCGATCCTCATCGGCGGCATCCATGACCTCACCGGTTCGTGGACCCTGGCGATGGCGGTGCTCGGCCTCGTGCTGGTGCCGCAGGCCCTGTCGGCTCTCGTCGCGGCCAAGAACGTCAAGATCACCGGCCCGGTCCCCGCTGCGGACGCGGTCGGCGACGCCCGACCCCGGTCAACCCCCGGCAGCGGTCAGCGCTGA
- a CDS encoding PAS and ANTAR domain-containing protein → MPNTDHRTAGDSRIRHVGSFRFLFDTEQWEWSDEVAEMHGYRPGEVTPTTELLASHKHPDDRHAFDEMVATMLSRRTPFSSRHRIIDTSGQVHHVAVVSQQILDDAGTPVGAEGFYLDLNGFDEEAVKDRVDEHVARFREHQGVIEQAKGMISLAYGVSADRAFEVMRWRSQTANVKVNELARSIVSGVHTHIVLPDPVRQSFDHLLLNAHQSDN, encoded by the coding sequence GTGCCGAACACCGACCATCGCACTGCCGGCGATTCCCGTATTCGCCACGTAGGTAGTTTCCGGTTCCTCTTCGACACCGAGCAGTGGGAGTGGTCCGACGAGGTGGCCGAGATGCACGGCTACCGTCCGGGCGAGGTCACCCCGACCACCGAACTGCTCGCAAGCCACAAGCATCCCGACGATCGTCATGCCTTCGACGAAATGGTCGCGACGATGCTGAGCCGGCGCACCCCGTTCTCCAGCCGTCATCGCATCATCGACACGTCGGGCCAGGTGCACCACGTCGCGGTGGTCTCACAGCAGATCCTCGACGATGCGGGTACCCCAGTCGGCGCCGAGGGCTTCTACCTCGACCTGAACGGCTTCGACGAAGAAGCCGTCAAAGACCGCGTCGACGAGCATGTTGCGAGGTTCCGGGAGCACCAGGGAGTAATCGAACAGGCCAAGGGCATGATCTCGCTCGCCTACGGGGTGAGTGCCGATCGCGCCTTCGAGGTGATGCGCTGGCGATCACAGACGGCCAACGTCAAGGTCAACGAGCTCGCGCGCAGCATCGTCTCCGGCGTCCACACCCACATCGTGCTGCCCGACCCGGTTCGTCAGTCCTTCGACCACCTCCTCTTGAACGCGCACCAGTCCGACAACTGA
- a CDS encoding MaoC family dehydratase, whose translation MSEPVAVGGPYFDELRHGQVFDDAPSVTLTSGLAASHQAILGDRLRLSLDARLAARVLGQGTLAHPGLVTDIAIGQSTLATHHVKANLFYRGLRFLSYPAIGDTLTTVTEVVGLRENKSKPGRAPTGLAALHMITTDDNGATVLDFYRCAMLPLSPAADPDRVVHADDLSAIGPGDDALPATPEWDLDAYRSSVGGQHFSEELAGRVYRSSADVVSSAPELARLSLNIAATHHDERVAGKAAGGRLVYGGHTIGLALSQANRALPNLVTVLGWDSCDHTGPVHEGDTLSSEVLVEEATPLATGGGVLRLRSRVVAHGDGEGRDVLDWRYQVLMA comes from the coding sequence ATGAGCGAGCCCGTCGCGGTCGGCGGCCCGTACTTCGACGAGCTGCGCCACGGACAGGTCTTCGACGACGCACCTTCGGTGACACTGACGTCCGGGCTGGCGGCCTCCCATCAGGCGATCCTGGGCGATCGGCTGCGCCTGTCCCTCGACGCGCGCCTCGCGGCTCGCGTTCTCGGCCAGGGCACTCTCGCCCACCCCGGCCTGGTCACCGACATCGCGATCGGTCAGTCGACGCTGGCCACGCACCACGTGAAGGCGAACCTCTTCTACCGCGGGCTGCGCTTCCTGAGCTATCCGGCGATCGGCGACACGCTCACCACCGTCACCGAGGTGGTCGGATTGCGGGAGAACAAGTCCAAACCGGGTCGCGCTCCGACGGGACTGGCGGCGCTGCACATGATCACCACCGATGACAACGGCGCCACCGTCCTCGACTTCTACCGCTGCGCGATGCTGCCTCTCTCGCCCGCCGCGGACCCGGACCGCGTCGTGCATGCCGACGACCTGAGCGCCATCGGCCCCGGCGACGATGCGCTACCGGCCACTCCGGAGTGGGATCTCGACGCCTACCGGTCCTCGGTTGGCGGGCAACACTTCTCAGAGGAGCTGGCCGGGCGGGTCTACCGGTCGAGTGCCGACGTCGTGTCCAGCGCCCCCGAACTCGCCCGCCTCTCCCTCAACATCGCCGCCACCCACCACGACGAGCGCGTCGCGGGCAAGGCCGCGGGCGGTCGGCTCGTCTACGGCGGGCACACCATCGGACTGGCTCTCTCCCAGGCGAATCGGGCGCTACCCAACCTGGTGACCGTTCTGGGCTGGGACTCCTGCGACCACACCGGGCCGGTCCACGAAGGCGACACCCTCAGTTCCGAGGTCCTCGTCGAGGAGGCCACCCCGCTGGCCACCGGCGGCGGCGTCCTGCGGCTGCGGTCCAGGGTCGTCGCACACGGCGACGGCGAAGGCCGAGACGTCCTCGACTGGCGCTATCAGGTCCTGATGGCCTGA
- a CDS encoding hydroxysqualene dehydroxylase — translation MHCVVVGGGLAGLASAVWLAEAGQRVTLLERRGSLGGRTISMPLPAVDDVPDNGQHVFASGYEHLMRYLESVGTREHVAFPGHMTSRMPGGATRRSAFGGLAGLRAAVGDLPGVTGLDRLRTARAQVTLIRQAFRQPAWLDEITADEWFRRIGLPQSARAALWDGIVIGLTGDKPDISSAKVPADLLVTGARRAVQTRTPISIGYPTVDLDTLFIEGAEKRFADAGVQVRHRAVVSAIEVDDGTVTGVRLADGETISADAVICAVPVWGVKGLLDQVPGHERIYEAVDNLTPVPIVSVNLYLDRSIGMTDWGEILYGGEGVLEQVWDRQRMHGREPRDNHFYSTTVSASYDLIGKTNEEITDIQMDMLRKYYPQAADARVVHSHVVRMPKSTFAQRPGTAGIRPDQRTEVDGLALAGDWTKTDWTTTMEGACQSAARAVEVILEYADVRRAEDR, via the coding sequence ATGCATTGCGTGGTCGTGGGTGGGGGACTCGCCGGTCTGGCCTCGGCGGTATGGCTTGCCGAGGCGGGGCAGCGGGTGACACTGCTCGAACGACGCGGCTCGCTCGGCGGCCGCACCATCTCGATGCCGTTGCCCGCGGTCGACGACGTGCCCGACAACGGGCAACACGTCTTCGCGAGCGGGTATGAGCACCTCATGCGCTATCTGGAGAGCGTCGGCACCCGCGAGCACGTCGCATTCCCGGGCCACATGACGTCCCGGATGCCCGGCGGCGCCACCCGCAGGTCGGCATTCGGCGGTCTGGCCGGGCTTCGTGCCGCGGTCGGGGACCTACCCGGCGTCACCGGCCTGGACCGGCTCCGCACCGCTCGCGCGCAGGTCACGCTGATCCGGCAGGCGTTTCGTCAGCCGGCATGGCTCGACGAGATCACCGCCGACGAGTGGTTCCGGCGGATAGGTCTGCCGCAGTCGGCGCGCGCCGCGTTGTGGGACGGCATCGTCATCGGACTCACCGGCGACAAGCCGGACATCTCCTCGGCCAAGGTGCCGGCCGATCTCCTCGTGACCGGGGCCCGCCGAGCGGTACAGACACGGACGCCGATCTCGATCGGCTACCCCACCGTCGACCTCGACACCCTGTTCATCGAGGGTGCCGAGAAGCGTTTCGCCGACGCCGGTGTCCAGGTGCGGCACCGGGCGGTGGTGTCGGCGATCGAGGTCGACGACGGCACTGTCACCGGTGTGCGGCTGGCCGACGGCGAGACCATCTCGGCGGACGCGGTGATCTGCGCGGTCCCGGTATGGGGCGTGAAGGGCCTGCTCGATCAGGTCCCGGGTCACGAACGGATCTACGAGGCCGTCGACAACCTCACCCCGGTACCCATCGTCAGCGTGAATCTCTATCTCGACCGGTCCATCGGGATGACCGACTGGGGCGAAATCCTGTACGGCGGTGAGGGAGTGCTCGAACAGGTGTGGGACCGCCAGCGCATGCACGGTCGTGAACCGCGGGACAACCACTTCTATTCGACGACGGTCTCGGCGTCCTACGATCTCATCGGCAAGACGAACGAGGAGATCACCGACATCCAGATGGACATGCTGCGGAAGTACTACCCGCAGGCCGCCGACGCCCGGGTTGTCCACAGCCATGTCGTCCGCATGCCGAAATCGACTTTCGCGCAACGACCCGGTACCGCGGGCATCCGACCCGACCAGCGCACCGAGGTGGATGGCCTTGCGCTGGCGGGGGATTGGACCAAAACCGATTGGACAACCACCATGGAGGGGGCGTGCCAGAGTGCGGCGCGCGCCGTCGAGGTGATCCTCGAGTACGCCGACGTTCGCAGGGCTGAGGACCGGTGA
- a CDS encoding CoA transferase — translation MTTNPRPLDGLRIVEVSSFVASPLCGLTLSQLGAEVIRVDPIGGAADVNRWPVTADGNSIYWSGLNRGKKSVTADFRDPAGQKVIQDLVTGSGPGGGILVTNAGGRAWMSHETLSAIRSDVITLELLGRTDGTPGVDYTVNAALGFPSITGPTDYAGVVNHALPAWDVACGLYAALAITAAVRRRDQTGAGAQITLPLEDTALAIAGTLGYLTEPQLGIGSRPATGNDVYGTYGTDFVAADGGRFMLVALTPRHFRDLVAMTGVGDAVAAVEQALGADFTKEADRYAHRGVLTPLFAAWFARHTSAEIEAALEKASVLSERYRTFGEVVESGALQSNPLFAELDQPGIGTYLAAGLPAIFDGEHYFSGPAPELGSSTGF, via the coding sequence ATGACCACGAACCCCCGCCCGCTCGATGGTCTGCGCATCGTGGAGGTGTCGAGCTTCGTCGCCTCACCACTGTGCGGCCTGACACTGTCCCAGCTCGGCGCGGAGGTGATCCGCGTCGATCCGATCGGCGGCGCCGCCGACGTCAACCGCTGGCCGGTCACCGCCGACGGCAACTCGATCTACTGGAGCGGCCTGAACCGCGGCAAGAAGTCGGTGACCGCCGACTTCCGCGATCCCGCGGGCCAGAAGGTCATCCAGGATCTGGTCACCGGGAGCGGTCCCGGCGGCGGCATCCTGGTCACCAACGCCGGCGGCCGGGCATGGATGAGTCATGAAACGCTGTCCGCCATACGTTCCGACGTGATCACCCTGGAGCTCCTCGGCCGCACCGACGGCACACCCGGCGTGGACTACACCGTCAACGCCGCGCTGGGCTTCCCGTCGATCACCGGCCCCACCGACTACGCCGGAGTGGTCAACCATGCGCTGCCCGCCTGGGACGTCGCATGCGGTCTGTATGCGGCACTGGCCATCACCGCGGCCGTACGCCGCCGCGACCAGACCGGCGCGGGCGCACAGATCACGCTTCCGCTCGAGGACACCGCGCTGGCGATCGCCGGGACGCTGGGATACCTCACCGAGCCCCAGCTCGGCATCGGCAGCCGCCCCGCCACCGGCAATGACGTCTACGGAACGTATGGAACGGATTTCGTCGCCGCCGACGGTGGGCGCTTCATGCTGGTCGCGCTGACACCCCGCCATTTCCGCGATCTCGTGGCCATGACCGGGGTCGGCGACGCGGTGGCTGCCGTCGAGCAGGCCCTGGGCGCGGACTTCACCAAAGAGGCGGACCGCTACGCCCATCGCGGGGTGCTCACGCCGCTGTTCGCGGCCTGGTTCGCCCGGCACACCTCGGCCGAGATCGAAGCTGCCCTCGAGAAGGCGTCGGTACTGTCCGAGCGCTATCGCACCTTCGGCGAGGTCGTCGAATCCGGAGCGCTGCAGAGTAATCCGCTGTTCGCCGAACTCGATCAGCCCGGCATCGGCACGTACCTCGCCGCCGGACTCCCGGCGATCTTCGACGGGGAGCACTACTTCAGCGGCCCCGCCCCGGAACTCGGCTCGTCTACCGGGTTCTGA
- a CDS encoding PaaI family thioesterase, whose amino-acid sequence MTTTSSLFHIGGPEVMLRISGHSISAERGQARTEGGPWLADSAAGVNRGALAVALDDVTGYIVDAGSPAGRWPVSLGIRVDFVADPPLDGSPLRVTGELVARDERGAMTTGAVFDPSGRTIATMIQRSHLVEAPTTPGAHATHEVLDAPDGPVRDQLGLVETGPNELTMAPTVLSANGMGSVHGGILVCASELAATSAVGATGDLRTTSVDITYVRPCDAADTTTFTSEICHRGRSLSVVRVVSANSSGKASSIATVVLQHI is encoded by the coding sequence ATGACCACGACTTCTTCTCTCTTCCACATCGGCGGCCCCGAGGTGATGCTGCGGATCTCCGGCCACTCGATCTCGGCGGAACGCGGACAGGCGCGCACCGAGGGCGGGCCGTGGCTCGCCGACTCGGCGGCCGGGGTGAACCGCGGTGCGCTGGCCGTGGCCCTCGACGATGTCACCGGATACATCGTCGACGCCGGGAGTCCGGCCGGACGCTGGCCGGTCTCCCTCGGGATCCGCGTGGACTTCGTCGCCGACCCGCCCCTCGACGGGTCGCCGTTGCGGGTGACCGGTGAACTCGTCGCACGCGACGAGCGGGGTGCGATGACGACCGGCGCGGTGTTCGACCCCTCCGGTCGTACGATCGCGACGATGATCCAGCGCTCACATCTCGTCGAGGCGCCGACCACCCCGGGGGCTCACGCGACACACGAAGTCCTCGATGCGCCGGACGGACCTGTTCGCGACCAGCTCGGACTCGTCGAGACCGGGCCGAACGAACTCACGATGGCGCCGACCGTCCTGTCGGCGAACGGCATGGGCAGTGTGCACGGTGGAATCCTGGTCTGTGCCTCGGAGCTCGCGGCCACCTCCGCGGTCGGGGCGACGGGGGATCTGCGGACCACCAGCGTCGACATCACCTACGTCCGCCCGTGCGATGCCGCCGACACGACCACATTCACCTCGGAGATCTGCCACCGTGGTCGATCGCTGTCGGTGGTGCGCGTGGTCTCGGCCAATTCCTCGGGCAAGGCGTCGTCGATCGCGACCGTGGTGTTGCAACACATCTGA
- a CDS encoding HpcH/HpaI aldolase/citrate lyase family protein, which yields MAPASDDRKARKALASIADEVVLDLEDAVTPANKDSARAAAADLVAEFGAERAVSLRINAIDTPWAQADLAACAQMSALTSVVLPKADTPADLQSADAQLGDSSARLQALLETPRGIRDAGAICAATDRLDAVMIGYADLGASLGRASGLPMQTWHVVQETVLLAARAAGVDVIDGPHLTIADDDGFRDAKRWVRDLGFDGTWVIHPAQLASAIEIFTPDQAAIDDARRVLEALEKAAAAGAGAAELDGRMLDEALAVSARRILAKGAAE from the coding sequence GTGGCTCCGGCCTCCGACGACCGCAAGGCACGCAAGGCACTGGCGTCGATCGCCGACGAAGTGGTCCTCGATCTCGAGGACGCGGTCACCCCCGCCAACAAGGATTCGGCGCGCGCCGCCGCCGCCGACCTGGTCGCCGAGTTCGGCGCCGAACGCGCAGTATCGTTGCGCATCAACGCGATCGACACCCCGTGGGCGCAGGCCGACCTCGCCGCCTGTGCACAGATGTCCGCCTTGACCTCGGTGGTGCTGCCCAAGGCCGACACCCCCGCCGATCTGCAGTCGGCCGACGCACAACTCGGCGACTCGTCCGCGCGTCTGCAGGCACTGCTCGAGACCCCGCGGGGCATCCGCGACGCCGGCGCGATCTGCGCCGCAACGGACCGGCTCGATGCGGTGATGATCGGATACGCCGATCTCGGCGCCTCCCTCGGCCGCGCCTCGGGACTGCCCATGCAGACCTGGCACGTCGTCCAGGAGACCGTCCTGCTCGCCGCCCGCGCGGCCGGCGTCGACGTGATCGACGGCCCCCACCTCACGATCGCCGACGACGACGGTTTCCGCGACGCCAAACGGTGGGTACGCGACCTCGGCTTCGACGGGACCTGGGTCATCCATCCGGCCCAGCTCGCGAGCGCCATCGAGATCTTCACGCCGGACCAGGCCGCGATCGACGACGCACGCCGCGTGCTGGAAGCCCTCGAGAAGGCCGCCGCTGCCGGTGCCGGTGCCGCCGAACTCGACGGCCGGATGCTCGACGAGGCGCTGGCCGTCTCCGCGCGGCGGATTCTCGCGAAGGGAGCAGCAGAATGA
- a CDS encoding acyl-CoA dehydrogenase family protein — MSTLSAEESFLVETVRSFVDREVKPTIQEVEHANEYPEKWIEQMKQIGIYGLAVPEEFGGSPVSMPCYAHVTQELARGWMSLAGAMGGHTVVAKLLTLYGTEEQKQTYLPRMATGEMRATMALTEPGGGSDLQAMSTVAKEDGDDLVISGAKTWISNARRSGLIALMCKTDPSATPRHKGISIVLVEHGPGLTVSRDLPKLGYKGVETCELSFDGYRAPKSAILGAVPGKGFGQMMKGLETGRIQVACRALGVATAALEDSLAYAQQRESFGQPIWKHQSIGNYLADMATKLTAARQLTWHAAEQYDKGERCDMEAGMAKLYASEVAMEIALNAVRIHGGYGYSTEFDVERYFRDAPLMIVGEGTNEIQRNVIAAQLVSRGGI; from the coding sequence ATGAGCACGCTCTCCGCCGAAGAGTCCTTTCTCGTCGAGACCGTCCGGTCGTTCGTCGACCGCGAGGTCAAGCCCACGATCCAGGAGGTGGAGCACGCCAACGAATACCCCGAGAAGTGGATCGAGCAGATGAAGCAGATCGGGATCTACGGCCTGGCCGTGCCCGAGGAGTTCGGCGGCTCGCCGGTGTCGATGCCCTGCTATGCGCACGTGACCCAGGAGCTCGCTCGGGGCTGGATGAGCCTCGCGGGCGCGATGGGCGGTCACACCGTCGTCGCCAAGCTGCTGACGCTGTACGGCACCGAGGAGCAGAAGCAGACCTATCTCCCGCGGATGGCGACCGGCGAGATGCGGGCGACCATGGCGCTCACCGAACCGGGCGGCGGATCGGACCTGCAGGCGATGTCGACCGTCGCCAAGGAGGACGGCGACGACCTGGTCATCAGCGGCGCCAAGACCTGGATCAGCAACGCCCGGCGCTCCGGACTCATCGCGCTGATGTGCAAGACCGACCCCTCGGCGACCCCCCGGCACAAGGGGATCTCGATCGTTCTCGTCGAGCACGGCCCGGGCCTCACCGTCTCCCGTGACCTTCCGAAACTCGGCTACAAGGGCGTCGAGACCTGCGAACTGTCCTTCGACGGCTACCGCGCGCCCAAGTCGGCCATCCTGGGCGCCGTCCCGGGCAAGGGCTTCGGTCAGATGATGAAGGGCCTCGAGACCGGCCGCATCCAGGTCGCCTGCCGGGCGCTGGGCGTGGCGACCGCCGCGCTCGAGGATTCGCTGGCCTACGCCCAGCAGCGCGAGTCCTTCGGACAACCGATCTGGAAGCATCAGTCGATCGGCAACTACCTCGCCGACATGGCGACCAAGCTCACCGCCGCCCGCCAGCTGACCTGGCACGCCGCCGAGCAGTACGACAAGGGGGAGCGCTGCGACATGGAGGCGGGCATGGCCAAGCTCTACGCCTCGGAGGTCGCCATGGAGATCGCCCTCAACGCGGTCCGCATCCACGGCGGCTACGGTTACTCCACCGAGTTCGACGTCGAGCGGTACTTCCGCGACGCGCCGCTGATGATCGTCGGTGAGGGGACCAACGAGATCCAGCGCAACGTGATCGCGGCGCAGCTGGTCTCGCGCGGTGGGATCTGA